In Babylonia areolata isolate BAREFJ2019XMU chromosome 10, ASM4173473v1, whole genome shotgun sequence, the following proteins share a genomic window:
- the LOC143286632 gene encoding uncharacterized protein LOC143286632: MESDRAPGVEDGTGGTLGRVKARILQWESGETRSLHRADLSTRTFRQSLYSDSSLRRPTTRDPRQKQPLLPPYRGEDHDFTTTSTSSTYTSPSSSGAAASSFPPLPPSHYHHHHHHPHHPQVPVSQAGEGERTGRGDFHGRRLRLASTGSVLRRTSQALSQPGLLEEVLEGHDSDYNLQHSSPLSIITDLDNIWKAAQAKGQGHSQGNGPGYLQGHDYLQNYGQDYSRSPNQSYLQIQGQSPNRSPNQSYLQIQGQSPNRSPNQSYLHGQSTIMRQDQGHVQGHDYDYHQSQDYLQGQNRNHFQSRDYYHQDQDQDYLQCQGYHQGQGLSQSSVVRLNDLLSDVKSCLEMMGDRDLKEQVKDTVSRDVLHFLKDWLFSQEDLLSPAEK, encoded by the exons ATGGAGTCTGATAGAG ccccaGGTGTGGAGGATGGCACGGGTGGCACGTTGGGCCGGGTGAAGGCCCGCATCCTGCAGTGGGAGAGTGGTGAGACCCGCAGCCTGCACCGCGCAGACCTCAGCACCAGGACCTTCCGCCAGTCCCTGTACTCCGACAGCAGCCTCAGACGGCCCACCACCCGAGACCCCCGCCAGAAGCAGCCCCTCCTGCCGCCCTACAGGGGAGAGGACCATgacttcaccaccacctccacctcctccacctacacctccccctcctcctcgggGGCTGCCgcgtcctccttccctcctctccctccttctcattaccaccaccaccaccaccaccctcaccacccccaggTCCCGGTCAGTCAGGCCGGGGAGGGGGAGCGGACGGGGAGGGGGGACTTCCACGGGCGACGTCTGAGGCTGGCCAGCACGGGGTCTGTGCTCCGGAGGACCAGTCAGGCCCTGAGCCAACCCGGGCTGCTGGAGGAGGTGCTGGAGGGGCACG ATTCGGACTACAATCTCCAGCATTCATCGCCTTTGAGCATCATCACAGACCTCGACAACATCTGGAAGGCTGCTCAggccaaaggtcaaggtcactctCAAGGTAACGGCCCAGGTTATCTTCAAGGTCATGATTATCTTCAGAATTACGGACAAGACTATTCTCGAAGCCCAAACCAAAGTTACCTCCAAATTCAAGGCCAAAGTCCGAATCGAAGCCCAAACCAAAGTTACCTCCAAATTCAAGGCCAAAGTCCGAATCGAAGCCCAAACCAAAGTTACCTTCATGGCCAAAGCACAATTATGCGGCAAGATCAAGGTCATGTTCAAGGTCATGATTACGATTACCACCAGAGTCAGGACTATCTTCAAGGACAAAACAGAAACCATTTTCAAAGTCGAGATTATTATCACCAGGATCAAGATCAAGATTATCTTCAATGTCAAGGTTATCATCAAGGCCAAGGCCTGTCCCAAAGCTCAGTAGTGAGGCTCAATGATTTGCTGAGCGATGTGAAATCCTGTTTGGAGATGATGGGTGACCGTGACCTTAAGGAACAGGTCAAGGACACGGTGTCACGTGACGTGCTCCACTTTCTGAAGGATTGGCTCTTTTCCCAGGAGGATCTCTTGTCG CCAGCTGAGAAGTGA